From Bacillus basilensis, a single genomic window includes:
- a CDS encoding PadR family transcriptional regulator, with amino-acid sequence MDKEILKGSIDILLLSIIKQHDTYGYEIIQKLKENSNDLYTMSQGTLYPALKRLEQKDLINSYWGESETGMKRKFYRITINGKKILEEKLTAWDSVTALIKTCQKGALN; translated from the coding sequence ATGGATAAAGAGATATTAAAAGGAAGTATCGATATTTTACTTCTCTCCATCATTAAACAGCACGATACGTACGGATATGAAATTATTCAAAAGCTAAAAGAAAACAGCAATGATTTATACACAATGAGCCAAGGTACACTCTATCCAGCACTCAAACGTCTGGAACAAAAGGATTTAATCAATTCCTACTGGGGTGAATCTGAAACTGGTATGAAACGAAAATTTTATCGCATTACCATAAACGGAAAAAAGATATTAGAAGAAAAATTAACAGCATGGGATTCAGTTACAGCTCTTATTAAAACTTGTCAGAAAGGAGCTTTAAATTAA
- a CDS encoding VanZ family protein: MTIEEYIKSIVQKTNLSQSDRDELYFEIYDHLTSLKQEFLDQGKSEEEATTLAIQNFGEASTLGTEIEKAMQSSTQKYVQWIGWGLFLPYSFVLLFKLLLGRPAFYFGNLKYYFETGDWHFIHGGLINLVPLKSTIKYLSGFDPTHLLDPYNIDIVLMNTLGNVIIFIPFGFLLPLLFKQINNVKMASKIFIKFILLIESLQLLTFTGVFDIDDIILNMLGALIGYGSFVGIKYIWERVKSVDKVDTI, from the coding sequence ATGACGATTGAAGAATACATAAAGAGTATTGTTCAAAAAACAAACCTATCGCAATCTGATAGAGACGAACTATACTTCGAAATTTACGATCATCTTACAAGTTTAAAACAAGAATTTCTCGATCAAGGAAAATCTGAAGAAGAAGCTACTACATTAGCCATTCAAAATTTTGGAGAAGCCTCTACTTTAGGAACTGAAATTGAAAAAGCGATGCAATCCTCTACGCAAAAATATGTACAGTGGATTGGCTGGGGATTATTTTTACCGTATTCGTTTGTTTTATTATTTAAACTATTGCTCGGGAGACCAGCCTTTTACTTTGGTAATCTGAAGTATTACTTTGAAACAGGCGACTGGCACTTTATACATGGTGGATTAATAAACTTAGTTCCGCTTAAAAGTACAATCAAATATTTAAGCGGCTTTGACCCTACTCATTTACTAGATCCTTATAATATAGACATCGTACTTATGAATACATTAGGAAACGTCATCATATTCATTCCATTCGGCTTCCTGCTACCTTTATTATTTAAACAAATAAACAATGTAAAAATGGCATCAAAAATTTTCATTAAATTTATTTTATTAATTGAATCGTTACAACTCCTTACTTTTACTGGTGTTTTCGATATTGATGACATCATACTGAATATGCTAGGTGCTTTAATTGGGTATGGTTCTTTTGTTGGGATAAAGTATATTTGGGAACGTGTTAAATCTGTGGATAAGGTGGATACGATTTAG
- the sufB gene encoding Fe-S cluster assembly protein SufB, whose amino-acid sequence MAKQLPDIGDYKYGFKDKDVSIFRAGRGLTKEIVEEISRMKEEPQWMLDFRLKSLDKFYEMPMPQWGGDLNDLDFDEITYYVKPSEKSEKSWDEVPDEIKATFDKLGIPEAEQKYLAGVSAQYESEVVYHNMKEDLEALGIVFKDTDSALKENEDIFREHFGKVIPPTDNKFSALNSAVWSGGSFIYVPKGIKVDTPLQAYFRINSENMGQFERTLIIVDEGAHVHYVEGCTAPVYTTNSLHSAVVEIIIKKDAYCRYTTIQNWANNVYNLVTKRAVCEENATMEWIDGNIGSKLTMKYPAVILKGEGARGLTLSIAIAGKGQHQDAGAKMIHLAPNTSSTIVSKSIAKHGGKVTYRGIVHFGPKAKNSRSNIECDTLIMDNQSTSDTIPYNEIKNDYVSLEHEAKVSKVSEEQLFYLMSRGISEQEATEMIVMGFIEPFTRELPMEYAVEMNRLIKFEMEGSIG is encoded by the coding sequence ATGGCGAAGCAACTGCCAGATATCGGCGATTATAAATATGGTTTCAAAGACAAAGACGTTTCGATTTTCCGTGCTGGACGCGGTTTAACAAAAGAGATCGTTGAAGAGATTTCACGTATGAAAGAAGAACCACAGTGGATGTTAGACTTCCGTTTAAAATCACTGGATAAGTTCTATGAAATGCCAATGCCACAATGGGGCGGCGACTTAAACGACTTAGATTTCGATGAAATTACGTACTACGTAAAACCATCTGAGAAATCTGAGAAGTCTTGGGATGAAGTACCTGATGAAATTAAAGCAACATTTGATAAATTAGGTATTCCAGAAGCTGAGCAAAAATATTTAGCTGGTGTATCTGCACAGTACGAATCTGAAGTTGTATACCACAACATGAAAGAAGACCTAGAAGCTCTAGGAATCGTCTTCAAAGATACAGATAGCGCATTAAAAGAGAACGAAGATATTTTCCGTGAGCATTTCGGAAAAGTAATCCCACCAACAGACAACAAATTCTCTGCATTAAACTCTGCAGTTTGGTCTGGTGGATCATTCATCTACGTTCCAAAAGGTATTAAAGTTGATACACCACTTCAAGCGTATTTCCGTATTAACTCTGAAAATATGGGACAATTCGAGCGTACGCTTATCATCGTAGACGAAGGCGCACATGTACACTACGTAGAAGGTTGTACAGCACCTGTTTACACGACTAACTCACTTCACAGTGCGGTAGTAGAAATCATCATTAAGAAAGATGCATATTGCCGTTATACAACAATCCAAAACTGGGCAAACAACGTATACAACCTAGTTACAAAACGTGCGGTTTGTGAAGAAAACGCAACGATGGAATGGATTGACGGTAACATCGGATCTAAATTAACGATGAAATACCCAGCAGTTATTTTAAAAGGCGAAGGCGCTCGTGGTTTAACATTATCTATCGCGATTGCTGGTAAAGGCCAACACCAAGATGCTGGTGCGAAAATGATTCACTTAGCACCAAACACATCTTCAACAATCGTTTCTAAATCGATTGCGAAGCATGGTGGTAAAGTAACTTACCGTGGTATCGTACACTTCGGACCAAAAGCGAAAAACTCTCGCTCTAACATCGAGTGTGACACGTTAATCATGGATAACCAATCTACATCTGATACAATTCCTTACAACGAAATCAAAAACGATTACGTTTCACTTGAGCATGAAGCGAAAGTATCGAAAGTATCAGAAGAACAATTATTCTACCTAATGAGCCGCGGTATTTCTGAGCAAGAAGCTACAGAAATGATCGTAATGGGCTTCATCGAGCCATTCACTCGCGAACTTCCAATGGAATACGCAGTTGAAATGAACCGCCTAATCAAGTTTGAGATGGAAGGTTCTATCGGTTAA
- the sufU gene encoding Fe-S cluster assembly sulfur transfer protein SufU, with translation MSFNNLDTLYRQVIMDHYKNPRNHGVLEDSVTVNLNNPTCGDRIQLTMKVEEGIVQEAKFEGEGCSISMSSASMMTQAVKGKKIEEALQLSKIFSDMMLGKEYDDSIDLGDIEALQGVCKFPARIKCATLAWKALEKGLNEDK, from the coding sequence ATGTCATTTAATAATTTAGATACGTTATATCGTCAAGTTATTATGGATCATTACAAAAATCCTCGTAACCATGGCGTGTTAGAAGATAGTGTTACCGTTAACTTGAACAATCCAACTTGCGGCGATCGTATTCAACTTACGATGAAAGTAGAAGAAGGTATTGTACAAGAGGCGAAGTTTGAAGGAGAAGGATGTTCTATCTCAATGTCTTCAGCTTCAATGATGACACAAGCAGTAAAAGGTAAGAAAATTGAAGAGGCACTTCAGCTTTCTAAAATTTTCTCTGACATGATGCTAGGAAAAGAGTACGATGACAGCATCGATTTAGGAGATATTGAAGCATTACAAGGCGTATGCAAGTTCCCTGCACGTATTAAATGTGCAACATTAGCGTGGAAAGCGTTAGAAAAGGGCTTAAACGAAGATAAGTAA
- the sufS gene encoding cysteine desulfurase SufS — MNIHEIRKQFPILDQKVNGKQLVYFDSAATSQKPIQVIETLERYYKEYNSNVHRGVHTLGTKATDAYEGAREKVRKFINAKSMEEIIFTRGTTTALNTVAASYGLENVKEGDEIVISYMEHHSNIIPWQQVAKKTGATLKYLPLQPDGTISLEDVRQTVTPNTKIVSIMQVSNVLGTINPVKEIGAIAHENGAIMVVDGAQSTPHMKVDVQDLNCDFYALSAHKMCGPTGIGVLYGKKELLNNMEPIEFGGEMIDFVDLQESTWKELPWKFEAGTPIIGNAIGLGAAIDFLEEIGLDNIEKHEHELAQYALERLSEVEGVTIYGPKHRAGLVTFNIEDVHPHDVATVLDVEGIAVRAGHHCAQPLMKWLKASSTARASFYLYNTKEEIDTFVESLIKTKEYFTNVI; from the coding sequence ATGAATATTCATGAAATACGCAAACAGTTTCCAATTCTTGATCAAAAAGTGAACGGCAAACAACTTGTTTATTTCGATAGTGCAGCAACTTCTCAAAAACCAATTCAAGTCATTGAAACGTTAGAACGTTACTATAAAGAATATAATTCTAACGTGCATCGCGGTGTTCATACGCTCGGTACGAAAGCTACCGACGCGTATGAAGGTGCACGCGAGAAAGTTCGCAAGTTTATTAACGCGAAATCAATGGAAGAGATTATTTTCACGCGCGGAACGACAACTGCATTAAATACAGTAGCGGCTAGCTATGGTCTTGAAAATGTAAAAGAAGGCGATGAAATCGTTATTTCTTACATGGAGCATCATAGTAACATCATTCCGTGGCAACAAGTTGCGAAGAAAACTGGTGCAACGTTAAAATACCTTCCGCTTCAACCAGACGGTACAATTTCTTTAGAAGATGTTCGTCAAACAGTTACACCGAATACAAAAATCGTTTCTATTATGCAAGTATCAAACGTACTTGGAACGATTAACCCTGTAAAAGAAATCGGAGCAATCGCACACGAAAACGGTGCAATTATGGTCGTTGATGGTGCACAAAGTACACCTCATATGAAAGTAGATGTACAAGATTTAAACTGTGATTTCTACGCATTATCTGCTCATAAGATGTGCGGACCTACAGGTATCGGCGTATTATATGGTAAGAAAGAATTGCTGAACAATATGGAGCCAATTGAATTTGGCGGTGAAATGATTGATTTCGTAGATTTACAAGAATCTACTTGGAAAGAGCTTCCGTGGAAGTTTGAAGCAGGTACACCGATTATCGGTAATGCAATCGGACTTGGTGCGGCAATTGATTTCCTAGAAGAAATCGGTCTTGATAATATTGAAAAGCATGAGCATGAATTAGCGCAATACGCTTTAGAAAGACTATCAGAAGTAGAAGGCGTTACAATTTATGGTCCAAAGCATCGCGCTGGTCTTGTTACATTTAATATTGAAGACGTACATCCTCATGATGTAGCGACTGTATTAGATGTAGAAGGTATTGCGGTTCGCGCAGGACACCACTGTGCACAACCGCTTATGAAGTGGCTGAAAGCTTCTTCAACAGCACGTGCGAGCTTCTATTTATATAATACAAAAGAAGAAATTGATACATTTGTTGAATCGCTAATCAAGACAAAGGAGTATTTCACAAATGTCATTTAA
- the sufD gene encoding Fe-S cluster assembly protein SufD, with amino-acid sequence MTIGTLPFDQETIRQRASEVNEAAWLTEFRLQALAQATELPMPTPDKTKIEKWDFIGKGDAAKQEPVSSLTELPEAVKNLIDENNSVLVQRTGTTAFVSLADEAKEKGVIFTDIVTAATEHAELLQKYLMKDGVKVDEHRLTALHAALINGGAFVYVPKNVVLETPLQAVFLVDGEEANVYNHVLFVADANSTATYVENYVANENAKGIANIVAEVIVEQGAQVKFGAVDLLAKDVTTYVNRRGVVGRDGRIDWALGLMNDGNTISENVTNLMGDGSYADTKTVTIGRGNQTQNFTTKVVHFGKHSEGWILKHGVQKDSATSIFNGIGKIEHGASKSNAQQSSRVLMLDEKARGDANPILLIDEDDVMAGHAASVGRVDPYQLYYLMSRGIPKREAERLVIHGFLAPVVNELPIEGVKAQLVEVIERKVR; translated from the coding sequence ATGACAATCGGTACATTACCTTTCGATCAAGAAACAATCCGTCAACGCGCAAGCGAAGTAAACGAAGCTGCTTGGTTGACTGAGTTCCGCTTACAAGCTCTTGCACAAGCAACTGAACTTCCAATGCCAACGCCTGATAAAACGAAAATTGAAAAATGGGACTTTATCGGAAAAGGCGACGCTGCTAAGCAAGAGCCTGTAAGTTCTTTAACAGAGCTTCCAGAAGCAGTGAAAAACTTAATCGATGAAAATAACAGCGTATTAGTGCAACGTACTGGTACAACTGCGTTCGTTTCTTTAGCAGACGAAGCAAAAGAAAAAGGTGTTATTTTCACAGATATCGTAACAGCTGCAACTGAGCATGCTGAACTATTACAAAAGTATTTAATGAAAGATGGCGTGAAAGTAGACGAGCATCGTCTAACTGCACTTCATGCTGCATTAATCAACGGCGGTGCATTCGTATATGTTCCGAAAAACGTTGTTCTTGAAACTCCACTTCAAGCTGTATTCTTAGTAGACGGCGAAGAAGCTAACGTATATAACCACGTATTATTCGTAGCTGATGCGAACAGTACTGCAACTTATGTAGAAAACTACGTTGCAAATGAAAATGCTAAAGGTATTGCAAATATCGTAGCAGAAGTAATCGTGGAACAAGGCGCACAAGTGAAATTCGGTGCGGTTGATCTATTAGCAAAAGACGTAACAACTTACGTTAACCGCCGCGGCGTTGTAGGACGCGACGGCCGTATTGATTGGGCTCTAGGCCTTATGAATGACGGAAACACAATTTCAGAGAACGTTACGAACTTAATGGGCGACGGTTCATATGCTGATACGAAAACAGTAACAATTGGCCGTGGTAACCAAACACAAAACTTTACAACTAAAGTTGTTCACTTCGGTAAACACTCTGAAGGTTGGATTTTAAAACACGGTGTACAAAAAGATAGTGCAACATCTATCTTTAACGGAATTGGTAAGATTGAACACGGTGCATCTAAATCAAATGCACAACAATCTTCTCGCGTTCTTATGTTAGATGAAAAAGCTCGCGGTGATGCAAACCCAATTCTTTTAATCGACGAAGATGATGTAATGGCAGGTCACGCAGCTTCAGTAGGCCGCGTAGATCCATACCAACTATACTACTTGATGAGCCGTGGTATTCCAAAACGCGAAGCAGAACGTTTAGTCATCCATGGATTCTTAGCACCTGTAGTTAATGAGCTTCCAATTGAAGGAGTAAAGGCACAGCTTGTTGAGGTAATTGAAAGGAAAGTTCGCTAA
- the sufC gene encoding Fe-S cluster assembly ATPase SufC — protein MAGSTLTVKDLHVSIDGKEILKGVNLEVKGGEIHAIMGPNGTGKSTLSSAIMGHPKYEVTEGSIIIDGEDVLEMEVDERAQAGLFLAMQYPSEISGVTNADFLRSAINARREEGDEISLMKFIRTLDKNMEFLEMDPEMAQRYLNEGFSGGEKKRNEILQLMMIEPKIAILDEIDSGLDIDALKVVSKGINQMRGEEFGCLMITHYQRLLNYITPDFVHVMMNGRIVKSGGPELAQRLEAEGYDWIKKELGIEDETTEQEA, from the coding sequence ATGGCTGGTTCTACATTAACGGTTAAAGACTTACACGTATCAATTGACGGCAAAGAAATTTTAAAAGGTGTAAACCTTGAAGTAAAAGGTGGAGAAATCCACGCAATTATGGGACCTAACGGAACAGGTAAATCAACTTTATCTTCTGCAATTATGGGTCACCCAAAGTATGAAGTAACAGAAGGTAGCATCATCATTGACGGTGAAGATGTATTAGAAATGGAAGTAGACGAGCGCGCACAAGCAGGTCTATTCTTAGCAATGCAATATCCAAGTGAAATTAGCGGAGTTACAAACGCTGACTTCTTACGTTCTGCAATTAATGCACGTCGTGAAGAAGGCGATGAAATTTCTCTTATGAAATTTATCCGTACATTAGATAAAAACATGGAATTCCTAGAAATGGATCCAGAAATGGCACAACGTTACTTAAACGAAGGTTTCTCTGGTGGAGAGAAAAAACGTAACGAAATTCTTCAATTAATGATGATTGAGCCAAAAATCGCAATCTTAGATGAAATCGACTCTGGTCTTGATATCGATGCATTAAAAGTTGTATCTAAAGGTATTAACCAAATGCGCGGTGAAGAGTTCGGTTGCCTAATGATTACGCATTACCAACGTTTATTAAACTACATCACTCCAGACTTCGTTCACGTTATGATGAACGGTCGTATCGTTAAATCTGGTGGCCCTGAGCTTGCACAACGTCTAGAAGCTGAAGGTTATGACTGGATTAAAAAAGAATTAGGTATTGAAGACGAAACAACAGAGCAAGAAGCGTAA
- the metQ gene encoding methionine ABC transporter substrate-binding lipoprotein MetQ — MKKILLSVVTALSVFTLAACGGKEENKLVVGASNVPHAVILEKAQPILEKKGIKLEIKKFQDYVLPNKALADKEIDANYFQHIPYLDKEIQEKGYKIVNAGKIHLEPMGIYSMKYKSLKDLPDGGTVIMSNNVAERGRMLALLQKGGVIKLKDGVDVVKATVKDVVENPKNLKFKTDVEPGLSPKLYENNEGDALFINSNYAIDAKLNPTKDAIAIEGSDSPYANIIAVRKGDEKKKEIKELVEVLHSKEIQDFINKEYKGAVLPVSE; from the coding sequence ATGAAAAAGATTCTATTGTCAGTTGTTACAGCGCTGTCTGTATTTACATTAGCTGCTTGCGGAGGGAAAGAGGAAAATAAGCTTGTCGTTGGAGCTTCTAACGTGCCGCACGCTGTTATTTTAGAAAAAGCACAGCCAATATTAGAGAAAAAAGGTATTAAATTAGAAATTAAAAAATTCCAAGACTATGTGTTACCGAATAAAGCGTTGGCGGATAAAGAAATTGATGCAAACTATTTCCAGCACATTCCGTATTTAGATAAAGAAATTCAAGAAAAAGGATATAAAATTGTAAACGCAGGAAAAATTCATTTAGAGCCAATGGGCATTTATTCTATGAAATATAAAAGCTTAAAAGACTTACCAGATGGCGGAACCGTGATTATGAGTAATAACGTAGCGGAGCGTGGCCGTATGTTAGCGTTATTACAAAAAGGCGGCGTTATTAAATTAAAAGACGGTGTAGATGTTGTTAAGGCGACAGTAAAAGATGTTGTAGAAAATCCGAAAAACTTAAAATTTAAAACAGATGTAGAACCTGGACTTTCACCAAAGTTATATGAAAATAATGAAGGTGATGCTTTATTCATTAATTCAAACTACGCAATTGATGCAAAATTAAATCCAACAAAGGATGCAATTGCGATTGAAGGATCAGACTCTCCATACGCAAATATTATTGCAGTTCGTAAAGGTGACGAGAAGAAAAAAGAAATTAAAGAGCTAGTAGAAGTACTGCATTCAAAAGAAATTCAAGATTTTATTAATAAAGAATATAAAGGTGCTGTACTGCCAGTAAGTGAATAA
- the metQ gene encoding methionine ABC transporter substrate-binding lipoprotein MetQ: protein MKKLLLTALISTSILGLAACGGKDKDEKKLVVGASNVPHAEILEKAKPLLEKKGIELEVKKFQDYVLPNKSLADKDLDANYFQHIPYLEKEIKDKKYDFEVAGKIHLEPIGVYSQKYKSLKELPDGATIIMSNSVADHGRGLAILQKEGILKIKDGVDPVKATPKDIADNPKNLKFKTDIEPGLLPQVYNNKEGDAVLINSNYAIDAKLNPEKDAIAIEGNDSPYANVVAVRKGDKDKKEIKALVEVLHSKEIEDFINKEYKGAVVPVKE, encoded by the coding sequence ATGAAAAAATTATTACTTACAGCACTTATTTCAACTTCTATTTTGGGGTTAGCTGCTTGTGGCGGGAAAGATAAAGATGAAAAAAAACTAGTTGTGGGGGCGTCTAACGTACCGCACGCTGAAATTTTAGAAAAGGCAAAACCGTTACTTGAGAAAAAAGGAATTGAATTAGAGGTGAAAAAATTCCAAGATTACGTATTGCCAAATAAATCGTTAGCGGATAAGGATTTAGATGCAAACTACTTCCAGCACATTCCGTATTTAGAAAAAGAAATTAAAGATAAAAAATATGATTTTGAAGTAGCAGGAAAAATTCATTTAGAACCGATTGGTGTATATTCTCAAAAATATAAGAGCTTAAAAGAGCTTCCAGACGGTGCAACAATTATTATGAGTAATTCTGTTGCTGACCATGGACGTGGTTTAGCAATTTTACAAAAAGAGGGTATTTTAAAAATTAAAGACGGAGTAGATCCAGTTAAAGCAACTCCAAAAGATATTGCAGATAATCCGAAAAACTTAAAATTCAAAACGGATATCGAGCCTGGTTTATTACCACAAGTGTATAACAATAAAGAAGGCGACGCTGTTTTAATTAACTCGAACTATGCAATTGATGCGAAGTTAAATCCAGAAAAAGATGCAATTGCCATTGAAGGAAATGATTCACCGTACGCAAACGTAGTAGCTGTTCGTAAAGGCGATAAAGATAAGAAAGAGATTAAAGCTCTTGTAGAAGTATTACACTCTAAAGAAATTGAAGACTTTATTAATAAAGAATATAAAGGGGCAGTTGTTCCTGTAAAAGAATAA
- a CDS encoding methionine ABC transporter permease produces the protein MDKLLTNVDWNQMLEATGETLYMTAIAALATFVLGLILGLLLFMTAKDNLWENKAVNTAIGAFVNIFRSIPFIILIILLIPFTKILLGTILGASAALPALIIGAAPFYARMVEIALREIDKGVIEASKAMGAKTSTIILKVLIPESLPALVSGITVTTIALVGYTAMAGVVGAGGLGTLAYLEGFQRGNNDVTIVATICVLLVVFFIQWIGDRVTTRIDKR, from the coding sequence ATGGATAAGTTACTCACAAACGTTGATTGGAATCAAATGTTAGAAGCAACTGGTGAAACGTTATATATGACGGCAATCGCAGCTCTTGCCACATTTGTTTTAGGACTCATTTTAGGATTGTTACTCTTTATGACAGCGAAAGATAATTTATGGGAAAACAAAGCGGTTAACACGGCGATTGGAGCGTTCGTAAACATTTTTCGCTCGATACCGTTCATTATTTTAATCATTTTATTAATCCCATTCACAAAGATTCTACTTGGAACAATTCTTGGAGCGAGTGCTGCACTTCCAGCTTTAATTATTGGAGCGGCACCGTTTTACGCGAGAATGGTTGAAATTGCCCTTCGTGAAATTGATAAAGGTGTAATTGAAGCTTCAAAAGCAATGGGAGCAAAAACAAGCACAATTATTTTGAAAGTGCTAATTCCAGAATCGTTACCAGCATTAGTGTCTGGTATTACAGTTACGACAATTGCTTTAGTAGGCTATACAGCAATGGCGGGAGTTGTTGGTGCTGGTGGCCTTGGAACACTTGCTTATTTAGAGGGGTTCCAACGAGGAAATAACGACGTAACAATCGTTGCGACAATTTGTGTATTACTAGTTGTATTTTTCATTCAGTGGATTGGTGATCGTGTAACGACTCGAATAGATAAAAGATAA
- a CDS encoding methionine ABC transporter ATP-binding protein, which yields MILLENVKKIYKAKSGDVTAVDNANLKIDKGEIFGVIGYSGAGKSSLIRLFNQLEKPTSGQITIANRVISAITGSELRKARQEIGMIFQHFNLLWSRTVRENIEFPLEIAGVDKAARRKRVDELIHLVGLEGRGDAYPSQLSGGQKQRVGIARALANNPKVLLCDEATSALDPETTDQILDLLLDINKRLGLTIVLITHEMHVIRKICNRVAVMEKGKIVETGPVLDVFRNPQKDITKRFVQQLTDSEDTNETIESLIEKYPDGKVIRLQFIGEAVERPVLQRLMQRSDIEVSILQGNIAQTNNGSYGSLVVHLNGEETAIQQAIEGIHQDQVELEVIAHG from the coding sequence ATGATTTTATTAGAAAATGTAAAGAAAATATATAAAGCAAAAAGCGGTGATGTCACTGCTGTAGATAATGCCAATTTAAAAATAGATAAAGGTGAAATATTTGGTGTTATCGGATATAGTGGTGCTGGAAAAAGTTCTTTAATTAGATTATTCAATCAGCTAGAGAAACCAACTTCTGGCCAAATTACAATTGCAAATCGTGTCATTTCAGCAATTACAGGAAGCGAACTTCGTAAGGCAAGGCAAGAAATCGGAATGATTTTTCAGCACTTCAACTTACTTTGGTCACGAACTGTACGTGAAAATATCGAGTTCCCACTTGAAATTGCAGGTGTCGATAAGGCGGCGAGAAGAAAACGTGTTGATGAATTAATTCATCTTGTTGGTTTAGAAGGAAGAGGAGACGCGTATCCATCCCAGCTAAGCGGAGGACAAAAGCAACGCGTTGGGATTGCAAGAGCATTAGCTAACAATCCAAAAGTACTTTTATGTGATGAAGCAACGTCAGCTCTTGATCCAGAAACGACAGATCAAATTCTAGATTTATTATTAGATATTAATAAGCGTCTCGGTTTAACAATTGTACTCATTACACACGAGATGCACGTAATTCGAAAGATTTGTAATCGTGTTGCGGTAATGGAGAAAGGAAAGATTGTAGAAACAGGTCCAGTACTTGATGTGTTCCGTAATCCGCAGAAAGACATTACGAAACGATTTGTACAGCAGTTAACGGATTCTGAAGATACAAATGAAACGATTGAAAGTTTAATTGAAAAGTATCCAGATGGAAAAGTAATTCGTTTGCAGTTTATCGGTGAGGCTGTAGAAAGACCAGTGCTTCAAAGATTAATGCAGCGCAGTGATATAGAAGTTAGCATTTTGCAAGGAAATATCGCACAAACGAATAACGGCTCTTACGGTAGTTTAGTTGTTCATTTAAATGGTGAGGAAACAGCGATTCAGCAAGCAATAGAGGGAATACATCAAGATCAAGTAGAGCTAGAGGTGATTGCACATGGATAA
- a CDS encoding thioredoxin family protein produces the protein MIEVIDWTGAEATALIENEEKTVLYVYTPMCGTCQLAKKMLTVVEMTIEDLKIGMLDLNYAPHLAKEYGIESVPCLLVFENATLMKKIYAFHSVEYLYTELK, from the coding sequence ATGATAGAAGTGATTGACTGGACAGGAGCCGAAGCTACAGCCTTAATAGAGAACGAAGAAAAAACAGTGCTATATGTATATACTCCAATGTGTGGAACATGCCAATTAGCAAAAAAGATGTTAACGGTTGTTGAGATGACAATTGAGGATCTGAAAATTGGGATGTTAGATTTAAATTATGCTCCGCATTTAGCGAAAGAGTATGGAATCGAAAGTGTACCGTGTTTACTTGTTTTTGAAAATGCGACACTCATGAAGAAGATATATGCATTTCATTCGGTTGAATATTTATATACAGAATTAAAGTAG
- a CDS encoding toprim domain-containing protein — translation MIYVEKVIIVEGTSDRRKIESIIREPVEIVCTNGTIGLSKMDELVDQFFDKEVYVLVDADDAGEKLRKQFRKEFPQAEHIYIDRSYREVATAPSSHLANVLWGADIDVYTEYLR, via the coding sequence ATGATTTATGTAGAAAAAGTCATTATTGTAGAAGGTACATCAGATAGAAGAAAGATTGAATCTATTATTCGTGAACCGGTGGAAATTGTTTGTACAAATGGTACAATTGGTTTGTCGAAAATGGATGAGCTCGTTGATCAGTTTTTTGATAAGGAAGTGTATGTGCTAGTGGATGCTGATGATGCTGGAGAAAAGTTAAGGAAACAATTTCGAAAAGAATTTCCGCAAGCAGAGCATATTTATATTGATCGCTCGTACCGAGAAGTGGCAACTGCGCCATCTTCACACTTAGCAAATGTATTATGGGGAGCTGACATTGACGTTTATACAGAATATTTACGGTAA